The Lacipirellula parvula genome window below encodes:
- the ilvA gene encoding threonine ammonia-lyase, biosynthetic, which translates to MDYLKRILNARVYDVAKETPLQLARKLSERIGNRVWLKREETQPIYSFKLRGAYNKMARLSAEELARGVICASAGNHAQGVALSAATLGCEATIVMPVTTPKLKRDAVAALGGKVVLHGDSYSDAYAKARELGDAHGYVFVHPFDDPDVIAGQGTIGMEILRQRQGEIHAVFVAVGGGGLISGVAAYIKAVRPEIKIIGVQMADSDAMLRSVRAGQRVELADVGLFSDGTAVKLVGEETFRLTRELVDDFVVVDTDAVCAAIKDAFEDTRRVLEPAGAMGIAGLKSYAAQHGLQDKTLVAVTCGANLNFDRLRFIAERAETGEEREALFAVSIPEERGSFKRLCQAVGDRNVTEFSYRISEERDAHVLVGVTTASRADAESIRKSLEAERFSAIDLVDDDLAKEHLRYMVGGRSELAANERLYRFQFPERPGALMRFLTSMHPNWNITLFHYRNQGADYGRILVGIQVPDGDAHAFQAFIDGLGYPYVDETNNRAYRLFLG; encoded by the coding sequence ATGGACTATCTGAAACGCATCCTCAACGCCCGCGTCTACGACGTCGCCAAGGAGACACCGCTCCAACTCGCGCGCAAACTCTCCGAGCGGATCGGCAATCGCGTCTGGCTGAAGCGTGAAGAAACGCAGCCGATCTACAGCTTCAAGCTCCGCGGCGCCTACAACAAAATGGCCCGGCTGTCGGCGGAAGAGTTGGCCCGCGGCGTCATCTGTGCGTCGGCCGGCAACCATGCCCAAGGGGTCGCGCTCAGCGCCGCGACGCTCGGTTGCGAAGCGACGATCGTCATGCCGGTGACGACGCCGAAGCTCAAACGCGACGCCGTCGCCGCGCTCGGCGGCAAGGTCGTCCTCCACGGCGACAGCTACAGCGACGCCTACGCGAAGGCCCGCGAGCTCGGTGACGCGCACGGCTACGTGTTTGTTCACCCCTTCGACGATCCCGACGTCATCGCGGGGCAGGGGACGATCGGCATGGAAATCTTGCGGCAACGGCAGGGAGAAATCCACGCGGTGTTCGTCGCCGTCGGCGGCGGCGGACTCATCTCGGGCGTCGCGGCTTACATCAAAGCGGTGCGGCCCGAAATCAAAATCATCGGCGTGCAAATGGCCGACTCCGATGCGATGCTCCGCTCGGTGCGAGCGGGCCAGCGGGTGGAACTCGCCGACGTCGGCCTGTTCAGCGACGGTACGGCGGTCAAACTCGTCGGCGAAGAAACCTTTCGCCTCACGCGCGAACTGGTCGACGACTTCGTCGTCGTCGACACCGACGCCGTTTGCGCGGCAATCAAAGACGCCTTCGAAGATACCCGTCGCGTGCTTGAGCCGGCCGGCGCCATGGGAATCGCGGGACTGAAGAGCTACGCTGCGCAGCATGGCCTGCAAGACAAAACGCTCGTCGCCGTCACCTGCGGGGCGAATCTCAACTTCGATCGCCTGCGGTTCATCGCCGAGCGCGCCGAAACGGGCGAAGAGCGTGAGGCCCTGTTCGCCGTGAGCATTCCTGAAGAGCGCGGCAGTTTCAAACGCCTCTGCCAAGCGGTCGGCGATCGCAACGTCACCGAATTCAGCTACCGCATCTCCGAAGAGCGTGACGCCCACGTGCTCGTCGGCGTGACGACGGCGAGCCGTGCCGACGCCGAGTCGATTCGAAAGTCGCTCGAAGCGGAGCGATTCAGCGCGATCGATCTGGTGGACGACGACCTCGCAAAGGAGCACCTCCGGTACATGGTCGGCGGCCGCAGCGAACTGGCCGCGAACGAACGGCTCTATCGCTTCCAATTCCCAGAGCGCCCCGGCGCGCTGATGCGGTTTCTAACAAGCATGCACCCGAACTGGAACATCACGCTGTTCCACTATCGCAACCAAGGCGCCGACTACGGGCGAATCCTGGTCGGCATCCAGGTTCCCGACGGCGATGCGCACGCGTTTCAAGCATTCATCGACGGGCTCGGCTATCCGTACGTCGATGAAACGAACAACCGCGCGTACCGGTTGTTCCTGGGATAG
- a CDS encoding ABC transporter permease, whose product MSYSAIPILLRASVAAHRGRIIAASLAIGLAGSVLLAALVGREAMRQQAPRAAESLLSDVELHLAATDTISPFIDESLVAELRDDPRVAGVETAVSVRAVDMPGTEAGELDVPTFYSLDDGGMGGWIPGRRDSYLAWDDDGPRGKLLEGRWPDPDAVDVIEVVSPAIWRQKIGAWRRLESDTGVHVARIVGACEGDMGHVATTQGLRFMARQISKAAAERLAGHPLAPSDVRVTLRKADDRQAFIDDWSERVAALPGHVEIWDVETIRQAGLDNPTIESARLAVMSAVMLAAACVVCIALGVQGNGVRERAAQLTLLRSIGASRGTLLAAVLAEGALLAAAGLAAAVALSWAMMTGVGMLLPFLKPPAGPDAMSVTITGAVILFGVLAGSALPAFVAARTRPEEMAAFSGDAERAARFAKWAAALGAIVAVAAVSVVLLIPASSLVRAQFAAWVGVPVVTLAAICLTPLAIRVVERLFVRPVAWLTWTNPLVLADQLAADGARSAGSVVAMAVGLGGFFWILCWGASMIGAFVIDREIPRWLASIHPYGLTEVETKQALAAPLLKDFQPLTLVDTRLAGNDQAPTLVMGVDASLAFGQAPTALPFEFIAGDRAQAIEEVAKGKACLISDWYASSAGIKPGDEVAVAVPGGDGRVERKYKVAAVVELRGWRMATKLHKVRLRGEKHRVMVVLSADTVRHDFPVAYANFLLGGALVNDAGEPNLFRGDLPREEAYDASNREREALEAALAAAVDLQQPIEFQPDGGPAVVAKRRIAQVDDLDRTRFELIGDWGGGAVKRMAVAPLLALALSLFTVSGTLVVSLRARSRELGVLRSCGLTRMGLARLALAESLLLGLAAIPVAAFVGAGGAWLMLEVANVVGYRLDFSGINAELTIPWVWLWPGALLTLVICGIAALLAAWRVSRTPPATLMSGAANLR is encoded by the coding sequence ATGTCTTACTCCGCGATTCCGATCCTGTTGCGCGCCAGCGTCGCCGCCCATCGCGGGCGGATCATCGCCGCGAGTCTGGCGATCGGCCTCGCCGGCAGCGTGCTGCTGGCGGCGTTGGTGGGACGCGAAGCGATGCGGCAGCAGGCGCCGCGGGCCGCTGAGTCGCTTCTTAGCGACGTTGAACTCCACCTCGCCGCGACCGATACAATCTCGCCGTTCATCGACGAGTCGCTCGTCGCCGAGCTGCGCGACGACCCGCGCGTCGCAGGCGTCGAAACCGCCGTCTCGGTGCGGGCCGTCGACATGCCGGGGACTGAGGCGGGCGAACTCGACGTGCCGACGTTCTACAGTCTCGATGACGGCGGCATGGGGGGCTGGATCCCCGGCCGGCGCGACAGCTATCTCGCCTGGGACGACGACGGGCCGCGCGGCAAATTGCTCGAAGGCCGCTGGCCCGACCCCGATGCGGTTGATGTGATTGAGGTTGTCTCCCCCGCGATCTGGCGGCAGAAGATTGGCGCTTGGCGCCGGCTCGAGAGCGATACCGGCGTCCATGTCGCCCGCATCGTCGGCGCCTGCGAAGGCGACATGGGACATGTCGCGACGACGCAAGGCTTGCGGTTCATGGCGCGGCAAATCAGTAAAGCTGCTGCCGAACGCCTCGCTGGTCACCCGCTCGCGCCTTCCGATGTGCGAGTGACGCTCCGCAAAGCCGACGATCGTCAGGCGTTCATCGACGATTGGTCGGAGCGCGTCGCGGCGCTTCCGGGTCACGTTGAAATTTGGGACGTCGAAACAATCCGCCAGGCGGGGCTCGACAATCCCACGATCGAATCCGCCCGCTTGGCGGTGATGAGCGCTGTGATGCTTGCCGCTGCGTGCGTCGTGTGCATCGCGCTCGGCGTGCAAGGCAACGGCGTTCGCGAACGTGCCGCACAACTGACGCTGCTGCGCTCGATCGGCGCGAGTCGTGGCACGTTGCTCGCCGCGGTGCTTGCGGAGGGGGCGCTCCTGGCCGCCGCCGGCTTGGCCGCTGCCGTCGCGCTCTCGTGGGCGATGATGACCGGCGTCGGTATGTTGCTGCCGTTCTTGAAGCCGCCTGCCGGGCCCGACGCGATGAGCGTCACGATCACTGGCGCCGTGATTTTGTTCGGCGTGCTGGCCGGCAGCGCGCTCCCCGCGTTTGTCGCCGCGCGGACCCGGCCCGAAGAGATGGCGGCCTTCAGCGGCGATGCCGAGCGGGCGGCCAGGTTCGCCAAGTGGGCCGCAGCATTGGGGGCGATTGTCGCCGTCGCTGCCGTCAGCGTCGTCCTACTTATCCCGGCGAGTTCGCTCGTGCGGGCGCAGTTCGCTGCGTGGGTCGGCGTGCCGGTGGTCACCCTCGCCGCGATCTGCCTGACGCCGCTCGCGATTCGCGTCGTCGAGCGTTTGTTCGTGCGGCCGGTCGCGTGGCTCACGTGGACCAACCCGCTCGTGCTCGCCGACCAACTCGCCGCCGATGGCGCCCGCAGCGCCGGTTCGGTCGTCGCGATGGCAGTCGGCCTCGGCGGCTTCTTCTGGATCCTCTGCTGGGGCGCCTCGATGATCGGGGCGTTCGTCATCGATCGCGAAATTCCGCGGTGGCTGGCGTCGATCCATCCCTACGGACTCACCGAGGTTGAAACGAAGCAAGCTCTTGCCGCGCCGCTGCTAAAGGACTTTCAGCCGCTGACGCTCGTCGATACGCGACTCGCCGGCAACGACCAGGCGCCGACGCTCGTGATGGGCGTCGATGCGTCGCTCGCGTTCGGCCAGGCGCCGACCGCCCTCCCCTTCGAGTTCATTGCCGGCGATCGCGCGCAAGCGATCGAAGAAGTTGCGAAGGGCAAGGCTTGCCTCATTAGCGATTGGTACGCATCGAGCGCCGGCATCAAGCCGGGCGACGAGGTCGCCGTCGCCGTCCCCGGCGGCGATGGCCGTGTGGAGCGGAAGTACAAGGTTGCCGCCGTCGTCGAACTCCGTGGCTGGCGGATGGCGACGAAGCTCCACAAAGTTCGCCTTCGCGGCGAGAAGCATCGCGTGATGGTCGTCCTCTCGGCCGACACGGTGCGGCATGATTTTCCCGTCGCTTACGCCAACTTCTTGCTCGGCGGGGCGCTGGTGAACGATGCCGGCGAGCCGAACCTCTTTCGCGGCGATCTGCCGCGTGAGGAAGCCTACGACGCGTCGAACCGCGAGCGCGAAGCGCTCGAAGCGGCCCTCGCCGCCGCGGTTGATTTGCAGCAGCCGATCGAATTTCAACCCGACGGCGGCCCGGCCGTGGTCGCCAAGCGGCGGATCGCGCAGGTCGACGATCTCGATCGCACACGCTTCGAGCTTATCGGCGATTGGGGGGGCGGCGCCGTCAAGCGGATGGCAGTGGCGCCGCTGCTCGCGCTCGCCCTCAGTCTATTTACGGTGAGCGGCACGCTGGTCGTCTCGCTGCGAGCGCGCTCGCGCGAACTCGGCGTGCTGCGGAGTTGCGGCCTCACGCGGATGGGGCTGGCACGGCTCGCCCTCGCCGAGAGTTTGCTGCTAGGGCTGGCGGCGATTCCCGTCGCGGCGTTCGTCGGCGCCGGCGGCGCGTGGCTGATGCTCGAGGTCGCCAACGTCGTCGGTTACCGGCTCGATTTCTCCGGCATCAACGCGGAACTGACGATTCCTTGGGTATGGCTCTGGCCGGGCGCCTTGCTCACGCTCGTCATCTGCGGCATCGCGGCGCTGCTTGCCGCCTGGCGCGTCAGTCGCACGCCGCCTGCCACGCTCATGTCGGGCGCCGCCAACCTTCGCTGA
- a CDS encoding ABC transporter ATP-binding protein: MTTTATPPVLTAVGLRKAYGSGTAAVHAVAGIDVDLMPGEILAIMGASGSGKTTLLHLLAGLIRPDSGSIRLEGVDVAVASDARITALRRERIGVVFQAYNLMPTMSVLDNVALPLLLAGSRRSQARTVAAERLAAVGMESFAKRRPPLLSGGEQQRVAIARALVSNPQVVLADEPTGNLDRKNVLAVCELLRQVAAADGRAVAVVTHEPMVAAYADRIVVLADGRVSDQFQRSEVGSVEQLATRCFHAVDGIA; this comes from the coding sequence ATGACGACTACCGCCACGCCACCAGTTCTCACCGCCGTCGGCCTTCGCAAAGCGTATGGCAGCGGTACGGCCGCCGTGCATGCCGTCGCCGGCATCGACGTCGACCTCATGCCGGGAGAGATTCTGGCGATCATGGGCGCTTCGGGGTCGGGCAAGACGACGCTCCTGCACTTGCTCGCCGGGTTGATTCGCCCCGACAGCGGTAGCATCCGTCTCGAAGGAGTCGACGTCGCCGTCGCGTCCGATGCACGAATCACCGCGCTCCGCCGCGAACGGATCGGCGTTGTGTTTCAAGCGTACAACCTGATGCCGACGATGAGCGTGCTCGACAACGTCGCCTTACCGCTGCTGTTGGCGGGCAGCCGACGGTCGCAGGCTCGCACGGTCGCCGCCGAGCGACTCGCCGCCGTCGGGATGGAGTCGTTCGCTAAGCGCCGCCCGCCGCTCCTCTCCGGCGGCGAGCAGCAACGCGTCGCGATCGCTCGCGCGCTCGTCAGCAATCCGCAAGTCGTCTTGGCCGACGAACCGACCGGCAATCTGGATCGCAAGAATGTGCTCGCTGTGTGCGAGCTGCTGCGGCAAGTCGCCGCTGCTGACGGCCGCGCGGTGGCCGTGGTGACGCATGAACCGATGGTCGCCGCGTATGCTGATCGGATTGTCGTGCTGGCCGATGGGCGGGTTTCTGATCAGTTTCAACGGAGCGAGGTTGGCTCGGTGGAGCAACTTGCTACTCGCTGCTTCCATGCCGTCGACGGGATTGCATAG
- a CDS encoding PepSY-associated TM helix domain-containing protein, with translation MTLRRVDSGAIVNQRNRSKQFAGAMRWLHVYLSMFAFASLIFFGVTGVTLNHPDWFGADMERVSERQGTLDRKWLGEGSKESAAEESNVDKLAIVEFLRAEQGVRGALGEFQVDEYECVVMFKAPGYIADVIIDRETAEFTVTEASYGLVAVMNDLHKGRDAGPAWSLIIDVVSVLTVVLSITGFVLIFYLRKMRVGGLGTAIAGGVIVLAVAAYVSF, from the coding sequence GTGACGCTGCGGCGCGTCGACTCGGGCGCCATCGTCAATCAGCGGAATCGCTCGAAGCAGTTCGCGGGGGCGATGCGGTGGCTGCACGTCTATTTGTCGATGTTCGCGTTCGCGTCGCTCATCTTCTTCGGCGTCACCGGCGTCACGCTCAACCATCCCGATTGGTTCGGCGCCGATATGGAGCGAGTGAGTGAACGGCAGGGAACGCTCGATCGGAAGTGGCTTGGCGAGGGGAGCAAAGAATCGGCCGCGGAGGAGTCGAACGTCGACAAGTTGGCGATTGTCGAGTTCTTGCGAGCTGAGCAAGGCGTCCGCGGCGCGCTCGGCGAGTTTCAAGTCGACGAGTACGAGTGCGTCGTCATGTTCAAGGCGCCGGGGTACATCGCCGACGTGATCATCGACCGCGAGACGGCGGAGTTTACCGTCACCGAGGCAAGCTACGGGCTGGTCGCGGTGATGAACGACTTGCACAAGGGGCGCGACGCGGGGCCGGCGTGGTCGCTGATCATCGACGTCGTGTCGGTGCTGACGGTGGTGCTGTCGATCACCGGGTTCGTGCTGATTTTTTACCTGCGGAAGATGCGCGTCGGCGGCCTGGGGACGGCGATCGCAGGCGGAGTGATTGTGCTGGCCGTCGCCGCGTATGTGTCCTTCTAG
- a CDS encoding DUF2271 domain-containing protein encodes MIKPFAALTIALLSCVCLHPLAHAERYEFDHEHVLGTSLGIVISCDDLAAAQAAEARALAEIDRLALVFSTYNAESELSRWQQTAGSPTAVSSELLEVLAASDRWRDASGGAFQPGVAALSRVWREAEKLDRAPSAATLAAAAKLANETHWNLDAAHNTATRLSATPLSLDGIAKGFITERALAATMDAPDVTGALLNIGGDMRVAGDVTETIRIADPRQHAVNAPPIATVRVANRAIATSGDYRRGFEVEGAWHSHIIDPRSGSPAVAAASATVIAANSTDADALATLCNILPAEEALALVEATPGAAALIVTADRQQFSTANWRSFETTTPVVFASAEVETPAAATSEAKETAKEAMPSSTAATEGGAKKPTTESSETVKAPAEKPAEPATELLELVVDFEINRPSGRRLRRPYVAVWLENADGFAVKTAVLWLQTERPGPRWHRDLSRWYRNEGNRKLVGLTPLVGTVASATRGPGKYQALFDGTSDEGTPLKPGKYTLFIEAAREHGTYQLIRHEMALGSEPIAATKLEGNVEIKSASVAYRPKPAAPAPAAKK; translated from the coding sequence ATGATTAAGCCCTTTGCCGCTCTGACGATCGCCCTGCTAAGTTGCGTCTGCCTCCACCCGCTCGCCCACGCCGAGCGGTACGAATTCGATCACGAGCACGTCTTGGGAACGTCGCTCGGCATCGTGATTTCGTGCGACGACCTCGCTGCTGCGCAAGCCGCAGAGGCTCGGGCCCTCGCGGAAATCGATCGGCTCGCGCTCGTTTTCAGCACCTACAACGCCGAGAGCGAATTGAGCCGCTGGCAGCAAACCGCGGGCTCGCCGACCGCCGTTTCGAGCGAACTACTCGAAGTCCTCGCGGCGAGCGATCGCTGGCGCGACGCGAGCGGCGGCGCCTTTCAGCCGGGCGTCGCAGCGCTAAGCCGCGTGTGGCGCGAAGCAGAGAAACTCGACCGCGCTCCGTCGGCCGCCACGCTCGCAGCGGCCGCCAAGCTCGCGAACGAAACGCACTGGAATCTCGACGCCGCCCACAATACGGCAACGCGCCTCTCCGCGACGCCGCTTTCGCTCGACGGCATCGCGAAAGGTTTTATCACCGAACGGGCGCTCGCCGCGACGATGGACGCGCCCGACGTGACGGGAGCGCTGCTCAACATCGGCGGCGACATGCGCGTCGCGGGCGACGTCACGGAAACGATTCGCATCGCCGATCCACGGCAGCACGCCGTCAACGCCCCGCCGATCGCGACGGTTCGCGTCGCCAATCGAGCCATCGCCACCAGCGGCGACTACCGCCGCGGTTTTGAAGTGGAAGGCGCCTGGCACTCGCACATCATCGACCCGCGTTCCGGCAGCCCGGCCGTCGCCGCGGCGAGTGCGACGGTGATCGCCGCCAACTCGACCGACGCCGACGCCCTCGCAACGCTCTGCAACATCCTGCCGGCGGAGGAAGCGCTCGCACTGGTCGAGGCGACGCCCGGCGCTGCAGCGCTCATCGTCACCGCGGACCGTCAGCAGTTCAGCACAGCGAACTGGCGTTCGTTCGAAACGACGACGCCAGTTGTGTTCGCTTCCGCCGAAGTCGAAACACCGGCGGCCGCGACCAGCGAAGCGAAAGAGACGGCAAAGGAAGCCATGCCGTCGTCGACTGCTGCAACGGAGGGTGGTGCAAAGAAACCAACGACGGAATCGTCTGAAACAGTCAAAGCGCCAGCGGAAAAACCAGCCGAACCTGCCACAGAGTTGCTGGAACTCGTCGTCGACTTCGAAATCAATCGCCCCAGCGGCCGCCGGCTGCGACGCCCCTATGTCGCCGTCTGGCTGGAAAACGCCGACGGCTTCGCGGTAAAGACAGCCGTTCTGTGGCTGCAAACCGAACGCCCCGGTCCGCGGTGGCACCGCGATTTGTCGCGGTGGTATCGTAACGAGGGAAATCGCAAGCTCGTCGGGCTCACGCCGCTGGTCGGCACGGTCGCCTCCGCGACGCGTGGGCCCGGCAAGTACCAGGCGCTGTTCGACGGCACGAGCGACGAGGGGACGCCGCTCAAGCCGGGGAAGTACACGCTGTTCATCGAGGCGGCTCGCGAGCACGGGACCTATCAGTTGATTCGCCACGAGATGGCGCTCGGCAGCGAGCCGATCGCCGCAACGAAGCTAGAAGGCAATGTTGAAATCAAGTCAGCCTCCGTCGCCTACCGACCAAAGCCCGCCGCCCCCGCACCAGCCGCCAAAAAATAG
- a CDS encoding tetratricopeptide repeat protein yields the protein MANSAIDDTYERAVGLFNVNRIDDAVDLVTADLDQRADDGRLWELLGTLAYAKDDFELALTAIERASLLIPLSPRAQLVLAKCYDRGGFRESASAIYCHLATLPDLAVDLLATLAAGLGRCGECELALQVCRRAAESFPDRADPHLGIVHYMRRLRRPVKQILPSMFRAHHLEPENVEYRVRLAWMLHESGCSAAGAYLLEGVDCEEFSCIRCLTLMQTIFDSVGDETNANVCRQRLAILASDWSSPEGDD from the coding sequence GTGGCGAATTCCGCAATCGACGACACGTACGAGCGAGCGGTTGGCTTGTTCAACGTCAACCGTATCGATGACGCCGTCGACCTCGTCACGGCCGACCTCGATCAGCGGGCCGACGACGGGCGGCTGTGGGAACTGCTGGGTACGCTCGCCTACGCGAAGGACGATTTCGAGCTGGCGCTCACGGCGATCGAGCGGGCGAGTCTCCTGATCCCGCTCTCGCCGCGAGCCCAGTTGGTGCTGGCCAAGTGCTACGACCGGGGCGGCTTCCGCGAATCGGCCTCTGCGATCTACTGCCACTTGGCGACGCTGCCCGACCTTGCCGTCGATCTGCTCGCCACGCTTGCCGCCGGACTCGGTCGCTGCGGTGAATGCGAGCTCGCGCTGCAGGTTTGCCGTCGCGCCGCGGAGAGTTTTCCCGATCGCGCCGATCCGCATCTTGGCATCGTCCATTACATGCGACGACTCCGCCGGCCGGTGAAGCAGATCCTGCCGAGCATGTTTCGCGCGCATCATCTCGAACCCGAAAACGTCGAGTACCGCGTCCGCCTGGCGTGGATGCTCCACGAGTCTGGCTGCTCGGCCGCCGGCGCCTACCTGCTCGAAGGGGTCGACTGCGAAGAGTTCAGCTGCATCCGTTGCCTGACGCTCATGCAAACGATCTTCGACAGTGTCGGCGACGAAACGAATGCCAACGTCTGCCGCCAACGATTAGCCATCCTCGCCAGCGACTGGTCTTCTCCCGAAGGCGACGACTAA
- a CDS encoding flavodoxin, whose amino-acid sequence MRIGIFYGSSTGNTEMAANKIKAELGELIPDPVRDVAKAAPAELAEYDILLLGCSTWNIGEMQDDWADFLPKLDQVDLTGKKVALFAMGDAVGYPYNFLDALGELWQKVESRGASLIGVWPADGYDFHESTGMFDDDHFLGLGLDEDNEPGLTDDRIHAWLLQLVQELGFDVGAEV is encoded by the coding sequence ATGCGAATTGGCATCTTCTACGGCTCCAGCACTGGCAACACCGAGATGGCCGCCAACAAGATCAAGGCGGAACTCGGTGAGCTGATTCCTGATCCCGTGCGCGACGTCGCCAAGGCCGCGCCGGCCGAGCTTGCCGAATACGACATCCTGCTGCTCGGTTGCTCCACCTGGAACATCGGCGAGATGCAAGACGATTGGGCCGACTTCCTGCCGAAGCTCGACCAGGTCGATCTCACCGGCAAGAAGGTCGCCCTGTTCGCGATGGGCGACGCGGTCGGCTATCCCTACAACTTCCTCGACGCCCTCGGCGAACTGTGGCAAAAGGTTGAGTCGCGCGGCGCCTCGCTGATCGGCGTCTGGCCCGCGGACGGTTACGATTTCCACGAATCGACCGGCATGTTCGACGACGACCACTTCCTCGGCCTCGGCCTCGATGAAGACAACGAGCCGGGGCTGACCGACGACCGCATTCACGCCTGGCTGCTGCAACTGGTGCAGGAGCTCGGCTTCGACGTCGGCGCGGAAGTTTAA
- the hemP gene encoding hemin uptake protein HemP, with amino-acid sequence MMTAPPLPERPEPPPAPRSVSSEELFQGQKMACIHHDGKVYRLLLTRNNKLILQR; translated from the coding sequence ATGATGACCGCGCCGCCGCTGCCTGAGCGTCCCGAACCGCCCCCTGCCCCGCGTTCGGTTTCGTCCGAGGAGTTGTTTCAGGGCCAGAAGATGGCGTGCATCCACCACGACGGCAAAGTTTACCGTCTGCTGCTGACGCGTAACAACAAATTGATTTTGCAGCGTTAG
- a CDS encoding DUF1559 domain-containing protein, whose translation MRPSLHCVQQSKRRAFTLVELLVVIAIIGMLVALLLPAVQAAREASRRAQCVSHVKQIALALHQHDAVHKQLPGTETSYGSGSLRTFTGGSAFIPILPYMEQQSLFATYNVKRAIGHADNAQIRSVAIPAYRCPSMAFAGAEPNYAWSGYAMTTGSGYPHFGKCCTGSGQPKETYHNGAIVDPKSSLLKKTSVSLIASLDGSSNTFLLGDMDAGLIYPPAVAPPDTVLCGVDVETGGTVPCYGCPLWYDFYPMNANQGGFSGVFNADRLITGCDEWVTFRSDHPGGVNMALVDGAVRFIAETTADVTLQRLAQRDDGETGAAP comes from the coding sequence ATGCGTCCGTCGCTGCACTGCGTGCAGCAATCGAAACGCCGTGCGTTCACGCTCGTCGAACTGCTGGTGGTGATCGCGATCATCGGCATGCTCGTCGCGCTGCTGCTGCCGGCGGTTCAGGCCGCCCGTGAAGCGTCGCGCCGCGCGCAATGCGTCAGCCATGTGAAGCAGATCGCCCTCGCGCTCCATCAGCACGACGCCGTCCACAAGCAACTGCCCGGGACGGAAACGTCGTACGGCTCCGGTTCGCTCCGCACGTTCACCGGCGGCAGCGCGTTCATTCCGATTCTGCCGTACATGGAGCAGCAGTCGCTGTTCGCGACGTACAACGTGAAGCGTGCGATTGGCCACGCCGACAACGCGCAGATTCGCAGCGTCGCGATTCCCGCCTACCGCTGCCCGTCGATGGCGTTCGCCGGCGCCGAGCCGAATTACGCCTGGTCGGGCTACGCGATGACCACCGGCAGCGGCTATCCCCACTTCGGCAAGTGCTGCACCGGCAGCGGCCAGCCGAAGGAAACGTACCACAACGGCGCCATCGTCGACCCGAAGAGTTCGCTGTTGAAGAAGACCAGCGTCTCGCTGATCGCGTCGCTCGACGGTAGCTCGAACACCTTTCTTCTTGGCGACATGGATGCTGGGCTGATCTATCCGCCCGCGGTCGCGCCGCCCGACACGGTCCTGTGCGGGGTCGACGTCGAAACGGGCGGTACGGTCCCGTGCTACGGCTGCCCGCTCTGGTACGACTTTTATCCGATGAACGCCAACCAAGGCGGCTTCAGCGGCGTCTTCAACGCCGATCGACTGATCACCGGCTGCGACGAATGGGTTACGTTCCGCAGCGATCATCCGGGCGGCGTCAACATGGCGCTGGTCGACGGCGCGGTCCGCTTCATCGCGGAGACGACCGCCGACGTGACGCTGCAACGCCTCGCACAGCGCGACGACGGCGAGACGGGAGCGGCGCCATGA
- a CDS encoding PEP-CTERM sorting domain-containing protein: MNGFGSNVAGSGDAVMTRISGSVYPAGAGLYGNGVITLTDSTIESGLTSLEFQGIINNFDAAPFGLALSYNGGSQSLIPSLLTFTSTGTVADYYHYSWDLANIAEAIDSYAITLTLGFTQSLAFQVDQVAVPEPTTLALGAVGLCGLIVRHRRRS; this comes from the coding sequence GTGAACGGTTTTGGTTCGAACGTCGCCGGCTCTGGCGACGCGGTGATGACGCGCATCTCCGGCAGCGTTTATCCAGCCGGCGCCGGGCTCTACGGCAACGGCGTGATTACGCTGACCGACTCGACCATTGAAAGCGGCCTGACGTCGCTTGAGTTCCAGGGCATTATCAACAACTTCGACGCCGCGCCGTTCGGCCTCGCCCTTTCTTACAACGGCGGCAGTCAGAGCCTTATTCCCTCGTTGCTGACGTTCACCAGCACTGGGACCGTTGCAGACTACTACCACTACTCGTGGGACCTCGCGAACATCGCAGAAGCGATTGATTCTTACGCGATCACGCTGACGCTCGGTTTCACTCAATCCCTCGCTTTCCAAGTGGATCAGGTCGCCGTGCCGGAACCGACGACGCTCGCGCTCGGCGCCGTTGGCCTCTGCGGGCTGATCGTGCGGCATCGTCGCCGCAGCTAG